One Bombus fervidus isolate BK054 chromosome 7, iyBomFerv1, whole genome shotgun sequence genomic region harbors:
- the Mcts1 gene encoding malignant T-cell-amplified sequence 1 homolog has protein sequence MFKKFDEKDSVSGIQQLKSSVQKGIRSKLLELYPHLDGHIDAIVPKKDAFRIIKCHDHIEIIVNAAGDLLFFRQREGPWMPTLRLLHKYPFFLPMEQVDKGAIRFVLSGANIMCPGLTSKGAKMTPVEKGTVVAVMAEGKQHALAVGVTTLSTDDIVKVNKGIGIENCHYLNDGLWQMKSVK, from the exons atgtttaaaaa ATTCGACGAAAAAGATAGTGTTTCTGGTATACAACAATTGAAATCATCGGTTCAAAAAGGAATTCGTTCGAAGCTTTTGGAGCTTTATCCTCACTTAGACGGTCATATAGATGCTATTGTTCCAAAGAAAGATGCTTTTCGAATTATAAAATG TCACGACCATATAGAGATTATAGTAAATGCGGCAGGAGATCTTTTGTTCTTTCGTCAACGTGAAGGACCTTGGATGCCTACTTTAAGATTGTTACACAAAT ACCCATTTTTTTTACCAATGGAACAAGTTGATAAAGGTGCTATCAGGTTCGTTCTTAGTGGAGCTAACATTATGTGTCCTGGTTTAACGTCGAAAGGTGCAAAGATGACACCCGTAGAAAAGGGAACAGTCGTT GCTGTTATGGCAGAGGGCAAGCAACATGCTTTAGCTGTTGGTGTTACTACATTGTCAACAGATGATAT AGTTAAGGTGAACAAAGGAATAGGGATAGAAAATTGTCATTACTTAAACGATGGACTTTGGCAAATGAAATCTGTGAAATAG